ACCTCAGCTGATTTTGCAATTGTTTCTTTATAAGCAACATGTGGTTTACCAATATTTGCAACTACACCAAACTCCCTTTTCATTCTTTCAACAAGAACTTCAAGATGAAGTTCACCCATACCGGAAATTATTGTCTGTCCGGTCTGGTCATCTATCTTCAACTTAAACGTTGGGTCTTCTTCGGAAAGTTTCGAAAGTGATTTTGAAAGTTTTTCTTCATCAGATTTAGTTTTTGGTTCAATTGCAAGCCATATAACCGGTTGTGGAAATTTTATATTTTCAAGAACGATAGGTTTCTTTTCATCACAAAGCGTATCGCCTGTAAATGTCTTCTTTAATCCTACAACACCGACTATATCGCCACACGAAACTTCTTCAACCTCTTCTCTTTGATCGGCGTGAACTCTTACAAGTTTTGAAATCCGTTCACGATAATCCCTGGTGGAATTATAAATAGAGTGTCCTCTCTGTATTTTTCCCGAATATACTCTTATATAAGTAAGCCGCCCTACAAAGGGATCAGTTTGAATTTTGTAAGCAATCGCCGTAACGGGTTCAGTTTCATCTGTTTTTCTTTGAATTACTTCTTTCGTCTGAGGCTCAATACCTGCAATAGGAGGAATATCTACCGGCGAAGGAAGATAATCAATAATAGCATCCAACAAAAATTGAATCCCCTTATTTTTAAGCGAAGACCCTGCTAGTACCGGCACTATTTTATTAGAAATTGTAAGATTTCTTATAGCTTTTATTATTTCTTCACTCGTAAATTCATTAATTCCTTTGACATATTTACTATAAATATTTTCATCAGCATCGGAAGCCGCCTCAATCAATTTTTCTCTGTATTTATTAACAACCGGAACTAAGTTGGCTGGAATTTCGATTTCTTCTAATTTTGTTCCAAGTTCATCAATGTATTGAAATGCTTTCATTTTGATTAAATCAACAATACCCTTAAATTCACTTTCATTACCAATTGGAATTTGAAGCAACACCGGGTGAGCGTGGAGTTTTTTTGACATCTGTTCAACCACGTTAAAAAAATTTGCACCTGTTCTGTCCAGTTTATTTATGAACGTAACTCGCGGAATTTTATATTTGTCTGCTTGATGCCACACTGTTTCTGATTGCGGTTGAACGCCGCCAACACCACAAAAAACAACAACAGCACCATCAAGTACTCTCAAAGACCTTTCAACTTCAGCCGTAAAATCAACATGCCCGGGTGTGTCAATCACATTTACCTGGTGATTACGCCACGAAAAGGTGGTAGCAGCAGATGTTATTGTTATACCTCTCTCCTGTTCCTGCTCCATCCAATCCATTGTTGTAGTACCTTCATCAACATTTCCGATACGGTAAATTTTACCACTATAAAAGAGCAACCGCTCTGTAGTAGTTGTCTTACCAGCATCAATATGTGCAATAATTCCTATATTTCTAATCGTTGATATATCAG
This sequence is a window from Elusimicrobiota bacterium. Protein-coding genes within it:
- the fusA gene encoding elongation factor G; amino-acid sequence: MADISTIRNIGIIAHIDAGKTTTTERLLFYSGKIYRIGNVDEGTTTMDWMEQEQERGITITSAATTFSWRNHQVNVIDTPGHVDFTAEVERSLRVLDGAVVVFCGVGGVQPQSETVWHQADKYKIPRVTFINKLDRTGANFFNVVEQMSKKLHAHPVLLQIPIGNESEFKGIVDLIKMKAFQYIDELGTKLEEIEIPANLVPVVNKYREKLIEAASDADENIYSKYVKGINEFTSEEIIKAIRNLTISNKIVPVLAGSSLKNKGIQFLLDAIIDYLPSPVDIPPIAGIEPQTKEVIQRKTDETEPVTAIAYKIQTDPFVGRLTYIRVYSGKIQRGHSIYNSTRDYRERISKLVRVHADQREEVEEVSCGDIVGVVGLKKTFTGDTLCDEKKPIVLENIKFPQPVIWLAIEPKTKSDEEKLSKSLSKLSEEDPTFKLKIDDQTGQTIISGMGELHLEVLVERMKREFGVVANIGKPHVAYKETIAKSAEVAGKFIRQTGGHGQYGHVVLLAEPNKKGSGFEFINDIREGRIPREYFSSIEDGIISALESGPIGGFPVVDIKVTLLDGSYHEVDSSDIAFKMAASIATKDALSKASPVLLEPIMKLEVITPDDYLGDILGDINSRRGKIENMKTSKKVHTIEGCVPLGAMFGYSSSLRSLSQGRATYSMEPAYYEQVSEKLAKEILGTA